A genomic region of Apus apus isolate bApuApu2 chromosome 24, bApuApu2.pri.cur, whole genome shotgun sequence contains the following coding sequences:
- the NDUFA11 gene encoding NADH dehydrogenase [ubiquinone] 1 alpha subcomplex subunit 11, whose protein sequence is MSGYWDGPEGEQCPRRAWLATRVGAAAGLVGAAYRIILLQPSSALAALQMAAADTVTMATLGAVFGVTTCLSAQVREEPEDPLNYFIGGCATGAVLGARAHSYMTGTTACLGLGITAALIKIGNKEGWRLTGPPKL, encoded by the exons ATGTCGGGCTACTGGGACGGCCCCGAGGGCGAGCAGTGCCCGCGCCGGGCCTGGCTGGCCACGCGCGTGGGCGCCGCCGCGG GCCTGGTCGGGGCGGCCTATCGCAtcatcctgctgcagcccagctcgGCCCTGGCCGCTCTGCAGATGGCGGCCGCGGACACCGTCACCATGG CTACACTAGGAGCTGTGTTTGGCGTAACGACCTGCCTCAGTGCCCAGGTCCGAGAGGAACCAGAGGATCCCTTAAACTACTTCATAGGTGGATGTGCAACTGGAGCTGTCTTAGGTGCAAGAG CCCACAGTTACATGACTGGCACCACTGCGTGTTTGGGGCTTGGAATTACTGCTGCTCTGATCAAGATCGGCAACAAGGAGGGCTGGAGGCTGACGGGGCCTCCCAAGCTGTGA